A genomic window from Camelus ferus isolate YT-003-E chromosome 9, BCGSAC_Cfer_1.0, whole genome shotgun sequence includes:
- the SDR42E1 gene encoding short-chain dehydrogenase/reductase family 42E member 1 isoform X1: MVDEKPTHHKDAETSEFPREARKWHQEAGLTARAPSGGGGRHMSPGPSCLAPPRRRCLLPPLLGCAMNQNGIRVLLFDIRSPAQTIPEGIQFIRGDIRHLSDVEKAFQDVDVSCVFHTASYGMSGREQLNRNLIEEVNVRGTDNVLQACRKRGVPRLVYTSTCNVIFGGQVIRNGDESLPYLPLHLYPDHYSRTKAVAERKVLEANGSALERSDGVLRTCALRPAGIYGPGEQRHLPRIVNYIEKGLFKFVFGDPKNLVEFVHVDNLVQAHILASEALKADKGHIASGQPYFISDGRPVNNFEFFRPLVEGLGYTFPSIRLPVTLIYCFAFLTEMAHFVLRRLYNFQPFLTCTEVYKTGVTHYFSLEKAKKELGYEAQAFDFQEVVEWFKAHGHGRNPRSRDSEGLVWDGLLVLLLVTVVFMWLYPVILSL; the protein is encoded by the exons ATGGTGGATGAGAAACCTACACATCATAAAGATGCCGAGACCTCCGAGTTTCCTAGAGAGGCCCGGAAGTGGCACCAGGAGGCCGGTCTCACAGCTCGGGCGCCGAGCGGGGGCGGCGGCAGGCATATGAGTCCGGGGCCGTCCTGCCTCGCGCCACCTCGGCGCCGCTGTCTTCTGCCGCCACT CCTAGGCTGTGCCATGAACCAGAACGGAATCCGTGTGCTTCTGTTTGACATCAGAAGCCCTGCTCAAACCATTCCAGAAGGAATCCAGTTTATACGCGGAGACATTCGCCACCTCTCTGACGTAGAGAAAGCCTTCCAGGATGTGGATGTCTCGTGTGTGTTCCACACTGCCTCTTACGGTATGTCAGGGCGGGAGCAACTGAATCGAAACCTGATCGAAGAAGTCAATGTGAGGGGCACAGACAACGTCCTCCAGGCTTGCCGGAAGAGAGGGGTGCCACGGCTTGTTTACACCAGCACTTGCAATGTCATCTTCGGAGGTCAAGTTATCAGAAATGGAGATGAATCTCTGCCTTATCTGCCTCTTCACCTCTATCCTGATCACTACTCTCGGACCAAGGCTGTTGCAGAGAGGAAGGTGCTGGAGGCCAATGGCTCAGCCCTGGAGAGGAGTGACGGGGTGCTGAGAACCTGTGCTCTGAGACCAGCTGGCATCTACGGGCCTGGGGAACAAAGGCACCTCCCCAGGATCGTGAACTACATTGAGAAGGGCCTGTTCAAGTTTGTGTTTGGAGACCCCAAGAATCTGGTTGAATTTGTCCATGTTGATAACCTGGTGCAGGCTCACATTCTGGCTTCAGAGGCCTTGAAAGCTGACAAGGGCCACATTGCCTCTGGGCAGCCCTACTTCATCTCAGATGGCAGACCTGTGAACAACTTTGAGTTCTTCCGGCCTTTGGTTGAGGGCCTGGGCTACACATTCCCATCCATCCGCCTGCCCGTGACCCTCATCTACTGCTTTGCTTTCCTAACCGAGATGGCCCACTTTGTTCTTCGTCGACTCTACAACTTCCAGCCCTTCCTCACCTGCACTGAAGTTTACAAAACCGGTGTCACACATTACTTCAGCCTAGAGAAAGCCAAGAAGGAGCTCGGCTATGAGGCTCAGGCCTTTGACTTTCAGGAGGTAGTGGAATGGTTTAAAGCCCACGGTCATGGCAGAAATCCTAGAAGCCGTGACTCGGAGGGCCTTGTTTGGGACGGGCTGTTGGTCTTACTCTTGGTGACAGTGGTCTTCATGTGGCTCTACCCTGTGATTCTTTCACTGTGA
- the SDR42E1 gene encoding short-chain dehydrogenase/reductase family 42E member 1 isoform X2: MDSQKSPKETILITGGVGYFGFRLGCAMNQNGIRVLLFDIRSPAQTIPEGIQFIRGDIRHLSDVEKAFQDVDVSCVFHTASYGMSGREQLNRNLIEEVNVRGTDNVLQACRKRGVPRLVYTSTCNVIFGGQVIRNGDESLPYLPLHLYPDHYSRTKAVAERKVLEANGSALERSDGVLRTCALRPAGIYGPGEQRHLPRIVNYIEKGLFKFVFGDPKNLVEFVHVDNLVQAHILASEALKADKGHIASGQPYFISDGRPVNNFEFFRPLVEGLGYTFPSIRLPVTLIYCFAFLTEMAHFVLRRLYNFQPFLTCTEVYKTGVTHYFSLEKAKKELGYEAQAFDFQEVVEWFKAHGHGRNPRSRDSEGLVWDGLLVLLLVTVVFMWLYPVILSL; encoded by the exons ATGGACTCCCAAAAATCTCCGAAGGAAACGATCCTCATTACTGGAGGAGTTGGCTATTTTGGTTTCCG CCTAGGCTGTGCCATGAACCAGAACGGAATCCGTGTGCTTCTGTTTGACATCAGAAGCCCTGCTCAAACCATTCCAGAAGGAATCCAGTTTATACGCGGAGACATTCGCCACCTCTCTGACGTAGAGAAAGCCTTCCAGGATGTGGATGTCTCGTGTGTGTTCCACACTGCCTCTTACGGTATGTCAGGGCGGGAGCAACTGAATCGAAACCTGATCGAAGAAGTCAATGTGAGGGGCACAGACAACGTCCTCCAGGCTTGCCGGAAGAGAGGGGTGCCACGGCTTGTTTACACCAGCACTTGCAATGTCATCTTCGGAGGTCAAGTTATCAGAAATGGAGATGAATCTCTGCCTTATCTGCCTCTTCACCTCTATCCTGATCACTACTCTCGGACCAAGGCTGTTGCAGAGAGGAAGGTGCTGGAGGCCAATGGCTCAGCCCTGGAGAGGAGTGACGGGGTGCTGAGAACCTGTGCTCTGAGACCAGCTGGCATCTACGGGCCTGGGGAACAAAGGCACCTCCCCAGGATCGTGAACTACATTGAGAAGGGCCTGTTCAAGTTTGTGTTTGGAGACCCCAAGAATCTGGTTGAATTTGTCCATGTTGATAACCTGGTGCAGGCTCACATTCTGGCTTCAGAGGCCTTGAAAGCTGACAAGGGCCACATTGCCTCTGGGCAGCCCTACTTCATCTCAGATGGCAGACCTGTGAACAACTTTGAGTTCTTCCGGCCTTTGGTTGAGGGCCTGGGCTACACATTCCCATCCATCCGCCTGCCCGTGACCCTCATCTACTGCTTTGCTTTCCTAACCGAGATGGCCCACTTTGTTCTTCGTCGACTCTACAACTTCCAGCCCTTCCTCACCTGCACTGAAGTTTACAAAACCGGTGTCACACATTACTTCAGCCTAGAGAAAGCCAAGAAGGAGCTCGGCTATGAGGCTCAGGCCTTTGACTTTCAGGAGGTAGTGGAATGGTTTAAAGCCCACGGTCATGGCAGAAATCCTAGAAGCCGTGACTCGGAGGGCCTTGTTTGGGACGGGCTGTTGGTCTTACTCTTGGTGACAGTGGTCTTCATGTGGCTCTACCCTGTGATTCTTTCACTGTGA